In Zingiber officinale cultivar Zhangliang chromosome 9B, Zo_v1.1, whole genome shotgun sequence, the genomic window ATGGGAAAATGATGAAACAGTCGAAGAGGCAGCTGTACGAGAAGCCATTGAAGAAGCAGGAGTAAGAGGAGATATAGTggtaatttaataaattctatcTCCTCTCTTGATAACAAAAATTTTGGTGATCCAAAATTTGTTTATGCTATTATCGCTAATTACCATGTCATACAAATTTATCATATGCACCCTAGTACAATCTTACATAGTTTTCCTTTTTTACTTTTTTCTCCTTTGGATGCATTATTCATCGTTTCCATTTATTTAGTCAGTGATCCAGCTTATGTTTCAATGTCAGACATTCTTGGGGGACTATCTCTTTAAAAGCAAAACCCTGCAAAATGAATTCAGCCCAGAAGGTTTGTGCAAAGCGGCCATTTTCGCTCTGCAAGTGAGAGAGGAGCTACAATCATGGCCAGAGCAGAGCACCCGCTCTAGGTCGTGGGTTACCTTACCCGAAGCTGTGGAGCAATGTAGACATCCTTGGATGCGGGATGCTCTCATCGAGGGATTCTCAAAATGGCATGCGGGTATAAGAACAAGGGCTGAAGGTGAAGCCACTCAAGAAGAAAATGACCGACCTGGACAGGAGAGAAGCCTAGAAGATGAAAGATAATTCTTTTTTGGAAGTTCAAAATAGACCTCCATTTATTTGAAGTCGATAGTCGTCGAGTCTCTCCAACAATCATTTTTGTTGTTTTGCTAGCTTCTTTTCTTGGGTCATGCATGCTATTATATGCATTTCTTAGATTACTTCATAGTCCTTCAAAGCATTTTCGTGATGTTAGTGTGTGCTCTGATAAGCATGCTCAAAAATTGAAGAAATGGACACGAGCACACGATAATCAAAAGAACAAAAATACCTTGGCATCTTTGTTTCTTTATGTAATGGTTTGAGTTGTGCTGTGCACTTATCTATTGATTAGTGAATTTAAAGAGATGAATTAATTTCATTTTTGTAGCTCATGACACTGATATTGATTTGAACTTTCTTTTTGGAACTCACCACTCGATAGACAATCCTAAAGGTCTATGCTTGTTTTCGGAATCTCATGATATGTGGTATAACTATCATTGTTGGACATGGTGATCCTGAGACTAGAACTTCAAGAGGCACCTTTTATGACTTCAAACACGATCCTCGGAGGTAAGCTTTGTTTCCTTTGAAGGATGACTTTTGTGTGAAGAAGAAGCGGGAAAGGAACTCGCCTACTAGGTTTGGGAGCAACTTGATATATTGAAATGAAAACTGAATTGACTAAGAAGTTTTGGATTTTGGGTTTGAGGATGTGAAACGTTTGGTTCGAGTAATTTTATGTAAAAATGTGAAAGAAGTTGATTTTGATTGGTTGGTTATCAAATCATTTCGTGAAACATAAGAGAATATTATTTTGTATAGCTATTATTGATAAAGATAAAAGAAGTTAAAAATTTAATGAATAAATTATAaagttattaatttttaaaataattttacaagcATAAATTGTTgagcaaaaataaaattaaaaacgtCCCTTATTTATTATTGCCAAAACGGTTCTTATCCTATTTTACACTTCTAAACCACCATTATCCTAATGTTGTTATAGTaggaaatattataattgttataacatgtaacagttataattattataatgtgTAGCAACTACTTTAGCCAAATTGCTTCATGCTGTAGCAATAGAATTAAGCAACTTCTACTAAGTTGGAATGACTTTAATAAAGTTTGAATATTTGATATAATAGCGCTTTATgtgtagtaattttgattaaattgaagtACGTCTAATGTTTGTGTATCTGTATTTACCTCTCTCTATATTCGTAGGATCGATATTAGGAGGTTGTTAAGgtagtgatttttttttattaaattgaagtaatttttttttttttgtatgttaTACTTGGTTTGGCTAAAGCCTACAACAATACTAGAGTAAGAGTATTTTGGGGATGAAGAATAGAACACCCCTTGGATCAAAACGTGATGTATTTTTatatgataacaaaaataaaggtGTTTTATTTTATAGTTGCTCTAAATTATTTTAGTAATTTAGAGAATTAGGTTCGTGTCCAAATTTGAAGAATTTTTTATGGATTCAAATAAAGATTTATCTCAACTTAGAATCTTTTTGAACACATTATCATTCGCACCTTGATTATCAACAATACTtcaaaagatgaagaaaaaaaggTCGAAATCGttaaagggattttattttttatttatttgattttgtcAACTAAACCTATAGATGTAACTTTTCTTAAATCCTAGGATAAACTACAAACGTTGTTTCTTCTCAATGTAAATatagtttctttttctctttattATTATGGATTTCTTTCATTTTTCCTTCAATCGACACTATCATTTTTTGGCTCGATATTGTGTTTTTGtttcttctctatttttatttatttgtgtttgtTATTTGTCATCCGCATAAAAACAATTTTCGACCCACTTAAGCCAATAGAAGTCCAAAAATGCATAGTAATTTTAGACTTCAGAATACAATAAAAGAGTTTTTTTGGTATAATTTGGGGAAATTATATACATTTAGTAGCTTTGGGTAAATCTCTACGGATCTAAATTcgtcaaaattgaaaaataaagataagataaattaCTTTAGAGGCTCATAGGAATATGAAGAGTTTGTATGTGAATTTATGTGAAATTTGAATAGTTTGGATTCATATGATAATTTTAGTTAAACTGACCTATGGATTTAAGTTGatcaaaatttttttcaaaaaaataaaataactcaaggGATTTTAAAGTGATAAACACATATAGTCTTGGATGATTGATCCAGTCTCATAGAATTTTTCTATTGGATATTAGGATAAATCGAGAAACACTCGCGACCAGAAGCTCAGCATTTTTTGGTTGAGCGtcccatttagagaaaaaatttctacaaatatatcATAGTTGGAGATCAAATCGTGAATACTTGGATAACAACTTAAGTATCCTATCACTGTACTATAATTCCGGAGAGACTTTAAAGAACAACAAATTGAGGAGTCATATTTAAAATTTGACCATTTTAGTTATATATCGTAATATATGTTCTTGTGGAACTTAAATAATAGAAGTAATAGCACAGAATGACTCGAGTGGTAGTTTGGATTTATGTAATagttttggtcaaaattattttagacatctaaattactataatttatttattttttaaaaaaaattataacgaaCACAACGAAGGGATCTTTTTATAAAATTTGGATAGCTTTGGTCCgtgtaaatttttttatcaaaactattAAATGAACTAAAACTtgttaaaacaaatttaaaatgaaGGCATAAAAACAACTTAAAAGAATTTTAAGAACATGCGAGTGTT contains:
- the LOC122022969 gene encoding nudix hydrolase 16, mitochondrial-like, yielding MCDLVARTGRHQQRYEAGCRLVAGCIPFRYKNYDTSDGKHDMELEVLMINSPSRPGLLFPKGGWENDETVEEAAVREAIEEAGVRGDIVTFLGDYLFKSKTLQNEFSPEGLCKAAIFALQVREELQSWPEQSTRSRSWVTLPEAVEQCRHPWMRDALIEGFSKWHAGIRTRAEGEATQEENDRPGQERSLEDER